The Verrucomicrobium spinosum DSM 4136 = JCM 18804 genome includes a region encoding these proteins:
- a CDS encoding class I SAM-dependent methyltransferase — MTLADWYDTPFYYDIIFDQDTDKEVAFLETMMQRHGGKAGNKPLRVLEPACGSGRLMAALALRGHGVWGFDLNENMTAYTRQRLESLNSPGTVWEDRMEDFTLPRKAKTKFDLAHCLVSTFKYVMEEAGAASHLQRVADSLRPGGLYVLGLHLTDYDDPNEQHERWAGNRDGVRVICNTHTWPPDRKTRKEKLRTRLHITQDGRTRIQETRWEFRTYNARQVKALLRKVPQFTCVACHDFHYDAEDLRKLDDSYADIVLVLRRN; from the coding sequence ATGACTCTCGCCGACTGGTACGACACCCCCTTTTACTACGACATCATCTTCGACCAGGACACGGACAAAGAAGTCGCCTTCCTGGAGACGATGATGCAGCGTCACGGTGGAAAAGCAGGCAACAAACCCCTCCGCGTCCTGGAACCCGCATGCGGATCTGGCCGGCTCATGGCGGCGCTCGCCCTACGCGGCCATGGGGTGTGGGGCTTTGACTTGAACGAAAACATGACGGCCTACACCCGACAGCGGCTGGAGAGCCTGAACTCCCCAGGCACGGTGTGGGAGGATCGAATGGAAGACTTCACCCTTCCTCGAAAAGCAAAGACGAAGTTCGACCTGGCCCATTGTCTGGTGAGCACCTTCAAGTACGTGATGGAGGAAGCGGGCGCCGCATCACACCTGCAGCGGGTGGCCGACAGCCTCCGCCCAGGCGGTCTGTATGTGCTGGGCCTTCATCTCACCGACTACGATGATCCCAATGAACAGCACGAGCGGTGGGCAGGAAATCGGGATGGCGTGCGGGTCATCTGCAACACCCATACCTGGCCGCCAGACCGCAAAACGCGCAAGGAGAAGCTGCGCACCCGGCTTCACATCACTCAGGACGGTCGGACCAGGATTCAGGAAACGCGCTGGGAGTTCCGCACCTACAATGCCCGCCAGGTGAAAGCCCTGCTGCGCAAGGTCCCCCAGTTCACCTGTGTGGCCTGCCACGACTTCCACTACGATGCCGAAGACCTCCGAAAGCTCGACGACAGCTATGCCGATATCGTGCTGGTTTTGCGACGCAATTGA
- a CDS encoding nicotinate-nucleotide diphosphorylase codes for MSDTFLPESAVTLVQAALLEDVGSGDLTSEFFVPENSVTKARIFAKEGGVTAGADVARYVFEAVDPTLSVHLERHDGVPFEPGDTILQVAGRTRSILTAERTSLNFLQRLCGIATQTRRHVEAVRPHPVKILDTRKTTPGWRLLEKHAVKCGGGTNHRIGLYDMVMVKDNHLLGR; via the coding sequence ATGTCTGACACCTTTCTGCCCGAATCCGCTGTCACCCTCGTTCAAGCCGCGCTGCTGGAGGATGTGGGCAGCGGAGACCTCACGTCCGAGTTCTTCGTTCCAGAGAACAGCGTGACCAAGGCGAGGATCTTCGCCAAAGAAGGCGGCGTCACTGCGGGAGCGGATGTCGCCCGCTATGTGTTCGAAGCGGTGGATCCTACCCTCTCAGTGCATCTGGAGCGACACGATGGGGTTCCTTTTGAACCCGGAGACACCATCCTTCAGGTGGCAGGCCGCACGCGCAGCATCCTTACGGCCGAACGCACCTCTCTCAATTTTCTGCAACGCCTCTGCGGCATCGCGACTCAAACACGCCGCCATGTAGAAGCCGTGCGCCCGCACCCGGTCAAGATCCTGGATACCCGGAAGACCACTCCTGGCTGGCGACTGCTGGAAAAACATGCCGTCAAATGTGGGGGCGGTACGAACCACCGCATTGGACTGTATGACATGGTGATGGTCAAAGACAACCACCTTCTGGGCAGATGA
- a CDS encoding right-handed parallel beta-helix repeat-containing protein has product MLLAPLFFKRWFWLFCLALGMVPVAAEARTVNFAEISGQVAGVSSADLRDPLARVLSALQPGDTLLVPPGEYRVMLGKAGLTVPAGVTILGQGGKSVFALVSEGGEKEYREFLRPQSGVVLEGITIERRGAFPLVIMPVVGKVQGLTLRGCRFLGNSAAYPGTYCHGLQVGGGELTRLEIDGVEIRGCTYGLFQSNQAKGKVEGILVSNSKFAENESSDLEFNAPNGTMRDIVVRDCVFRDNRSKNASGGFAVGFANVQKATVQNCRIENYGAEALHVEDRSAEVLLKGNTVVTASTLQNNGVILVVNASHGVVIEGNYLDARRNGNATHMVLATAGGSKFEKPTDVIVKDNILIMGAATKKWYLEPGVEAEPPTGNKIIPWESP; this is encoded by the coding sequence ATGTTGTTGGCTCCTCTTTTCTTCAAGCGGTGGTTTTGGTTATTCTGCCTGGCACTTGGAATGGTGCCGGTGGCGGCAGAAGCACGGACGGTGAACTTTGCCGAGATATCGGGTCAGGTCGCGGGAGTCAGTTCTGCGGACCTCCGGGATCCGCTGGCCCGGGTGTTGAGCGCCCTACAGCCGGGAGACACCCTCCTGGTGCCGCCCGGGGAGTACCGGGTGATGTTGGGAAAGGCGGGGCTTACGGTGCCAGCTGGAGTCACCATCCTGGGTCAAGGGGGGAAGTCGGTATTTGCCCTGGTCTCTGAAGGGGGCGAAAAGGAATACCGGGAATTCTTGCGACCCCAAAGTGGGGTGGTGTTGGAAGGCATCACTATCGAGCGTCGAGGGGCCTTCCCTCTGGTCATCATGCCGGTGGTGGGCAAGGTGCAGGGGTTGACCCTGAGGGGATGCCGATTCCTCGGAAACTCAGCCGCCTATCCGGGAACTTACTGCCATGGCCTTCAAGTCGGGGGTGGAGAATTGACCCGGCTAGAAATAGATGGGGTGGAAATCCGCGGCTGCACCTACGGTCTCTTCCAGTCCAATCAAGCCAAAGGGAAGGTTGAAGGCATCTTGGTGAGCAACTCCAAGTTCGCGGAGAATGAATCTTCCGATTTGGAGTTCAACGCTCCCAACGGCACGATGCGTGACATCGTTGTGCGCGATTGTGTGTTTCGTGACAATCGTAGCAAGAACGCCTCCGGTGGATTTGCGGTGGGTTTCGCCAACGTTCAGAAGGCGACAGTCCAGAACTGTCGCATAGAGAACTACGGAGCGGAGGCGTTGCACGTGGAGGACCGCTCGGCAGAAGTCCTCCTGAAAGGCAACACGGTGGTGACCGCGTCAACCCTGCAAAACAACGGCGTCATTCTCGTGGTCAATGCCTCGCATGGTGTCGTGATTGAGGGCAACTATCTGGATGCTCGACGTAACGGCAATGCCACCCACATGGTGCTGGCCACGGCAGGAGGTTCGAAGTTTGAGAAGCCCACAGACGTGATCGTGAAGGACAACATCCTGATCATGGGGGCCGCCACCAAGAAATGGTATCTGGAACCCGGGGTGGAGGCAGAACCGCCGACCGGGAACAAGATCATCCCATGGGAATCGCCCTAG
- a CDS encoding TCR/Tet family MFS transporter — protein sequence MARPKPAVIFIFITLFLDIFGVGLIVPVLPELVQQMEGGDVSHAVHALGWLGSIYALMQFVFSPVLGSLSDRFGRRPVILLALLGSGLDYLLLAWAPSLMWLFVGRVIAGITASNFSACSAYIADVTPPEKRAAGFGMIGAAFGLGFVAGPLVGGWLGDVGLRVPFLVAAGITLLNFLYGLFVLPESVKRENRRPFQWASAHPIRSLMALRRWPIVVSLAETHFVIHLAQNIYPSLWVLYTGIRYGWDTKHVGASLAIVGILMAVVQGGLAGKILGVLGDRKGLALGLLATALGMAGYGLATQGWVVYLVLVVGALGCIAGPAAQAMITREVGPDEQGAVQGALNSLTSVAGIVGPLLWTWLFAIGIGTDPEKMQPGLPGMVGSTVFQLAGIIGPAAFAGVTATQLGEASLGSWPGLPFLGAAAVTLIGLVMAWRAVGRKSPMDEGWEPSLASKTESPKRDVREPGRDKISVS from the coding sequence ATGGCCCGTCCGAAGCCCGCCGTTATTTTTATCTTCATCACCCTGTTTTTGGATATTTTCGGGGTCGGGCTTATCGTGCCAGTGCTTCCCGAACTCGTGCAACAGATGGAGGGCGGGGATGTGTCGCATGCCGTTCATGCGTTGGGCTGGCTGGGCTCGATCTACGCCTTGATGCAGTTTGTGTTCTCGCCGGTGCTGGGGAGCTTGTCTGACCGGTTCGGCAGGCGTCCGGTCATCCTCCTGGCGTTGTTGGGGTCCGGTCTCGACTATCTGTTACTCGCCTGGGCTCCCAGTCTCATGTGGCTCTTTGTGGGTCGGGTGATTGCGGGGATTACGGCGTCGAATTTCAGCGCATGCAGCGCCTACATTGCCGACGTCACGCCGCCGGAGAAGCGGGCGGCCGGGTTTGGGATGATCGGTGCCGCCTTCGGTTTAGGGTTTGTGGCCGGGCCTCTGGTGGGGGGCTGGCTGGGGGATGTGGGGCTGCGGGTTCCATTCCTGGTGGCTGCGGGGATCACATTGCTGAATTTCCTCTACGGGCTCTTTGTATTGCCGGAATCGGTGAAGCGGGAGAACCGTCGCCCTTTTCAGTGGGCGAGTGCGCATCCGATCCGGTCACTGATGGCGCTGCGTCGGTGGCCCATTGTAGTGAGTCTGGCCGAGACGCACTTCGTCATTCACCTGGCGCAGAACATTTATCCAAGTCTCTGGGTCCTGTACACCGGCATCCGGTATGGGTGGGACACGAAGCATGTTGGCGCATCGCTGGCCATCGTCGGAATCCTCATGGCGGTGGTTCAGGGAGGGCTGGCAGGGAAGATCCTTGGCGTCTTGGGAGACCGGAAGGGCCTGGCCTTGGGATTGCTGGCAACCGCTCTGGGCATGGCTGGGTACGGCTTGGCTACCCAAGGCTGGGTGGTCTATCTGGTACTTGTCGTTGGAGCGCTGGGCTGCATTGCTGGGCCGGCTGCGCAGGCGATGATTACGCGCGAAGTGGGCCCTGATGAGCAGGGGGCCGTGCAAGGTGCGCTCAACAGTCTCACCAGTGTGGCAGGGATTGTGGGGCCTCTTCTCTGGACGTGGCTGTTTGCCATAGGGATAGGGACAGACCCCGAGAAGATGCAGCCCGGGCTGCCGGGAATGGTTGGTTCCACGGTGTTTCAGCTTGCCGGCATCATCGGCCCTGCGGCGTTCGCTGGGGTGACCGCCACCCAGCTCGGAGAGGCTTCACTCGGCTCCTGGCCGGGACTGCCGTTCCTCGGGGCCGCCGCGGTGACCTTGATCGGCCTGGTGATGGCCTGGCGGGCGGTCGGGCGGAAGTCACCGATGGATGAGGGGTGGGAGCCTTCGCTGGCATCTAAGACGGAAAGCCCCAAACGGGACGTGCGGGAGCCGGGCCGGGACAAGATCAGCGTTTCATGA
- a CDS encoding transglycosylase domain-containing protein, with protein MTDPALPTPEPIKAPRHRIRRIFTRLGLIVLLLGAAAGTTVLVVFGQMARQYDIAKLGEMPQRSVVLDVKGRELGKLHGENRVVVPFAKVSPFFIKALLAREDARFYDHGGVDYIGVLRAAVRNLKDKRAVQGASTITMQLARNSFDGLNAKTLNRKLVEVMLARRIEAEKSKEEILELYVNRIFFGSGLYGIERASKAYFAKSASELTPGESAMLAGIIRSPNRFSPFRNWKGALKERDDVLKRMVATHAISEEEADAAMKEDIVVAALPVIRSQDNYMMEAVRRDLELILNDQDVEDGGLVIHTTLDKDIQAAAEASLEKRLREVEKQRGYSHQTKAQFDAAWDGATEPQSVPYLQGAVLAVNNHTGGILAVVGGRDYTQSRFDRALQGSRPIGSTVKPFIYAAAFQQGLLPGTLVEDAPIRPGELQDTDTNWSPGNSDGKFLGWQPASVGLVRSRNAMTVRVGNYAGMENVLALLRDSGLGEPQVITPQIYIGNMGTSLKSLTSAMSVFANQGVRRRPFLIERISDSEGEVIYSTPVLEAIAMPHYIANATRRLMEKVMDQGTGAPARNEYGFKEKAGGKTGTTNDYKDAWFVGYTGEITCGVWVGLDSPQTIAPGGYGGKLALPVWADVMKSAVALDYKPVALAAEALDSEVTLCRVSGQLATAACQQAGQAYTDNLPVEMVPQSACAVHGGGGIFTRTEPREKKDGFFGRLFRWFK; from the coding sequence ATGACCGATCCCGCTCTGCCGACTCCCGAGCCGATTAAAGCTCCACGCCATCGTATTCGCCGAATTTTCACCCGACTGGGATTGATTGTGCTGCTGCTGGGGGCTGCTGCTGGCACCACGGTGCTGGTTGTGTTTGGCCAGATGGCGCGGCAGTATGACATCGCCAAGCTGGGGGAGATGCCGCAGCGCTCGGTGGTGCTGGATGTGAAAGGGCGGGAGCTCGGAAAGCTGCATGGCGAGAATCGCGTGGTGGTGCCCTTTGCCAAGGTATCGCCATTTTTTATCAAGGCGCTGCTGGCCCGGGAGGATGCCCGCTTCTACGACCATGGTGGGGTGGATTACATAGGGGTGCTGCGGGCGGCGGTGCGCAACCTCAAGGACAAGCGGGCCGTGCAAGGGGCGAGTACGATCACCATGCAGCTCGCCCGCAACAGCTTTGACGGGCTGAACGCGAAGACCCTCAATCGCAAACTGGTGGAGGTGATGCTCGCAAGGCGTATTGAGGCCGAGAAGTCGAAGGAAGAGATCCTTGAGCTCTACGTGAACCGCATCTTCTTCGGCAGCGGGCTCTATGGAATCGAACGTGCGAGCAAGGCCTACTTTGCCAAGTCGGCCTCCGAGCTGACGCCTGGGGAGTCCGCGATGCTGGCAGGCATCATCCGCAGCCCCAACCGCTTTTCTCCTTTTCGAAATTGGAAAGGAGCCCTCAAGGAGCGAGACGATGTGCTGAAGCGAATGGTCGCCACCCATGCCATCAGCGAGGAGGAGGCTGATGCGGCCATGAAGGAGGATATCGTGGTGGCGGCATTGCCCGTGATCCGTTCCCAGGACAACTACATGATGGAGGCGGTGCGTCGCGATCTGGAATTGATTCTCAATGACCAGGACGTGGAAGATGGCGGATTGGTGATCCACACCACTCTGGACAAGGACATTCAGGCAGCGGCCGAAGCTTCCCTGGAGAAGCGGCTGAGGGAGGTGGAAAAGCAACGTGGCTACAGTCACCAGACCAAAGCCCAGTTTGATGCCGCTTGGGATGGTGCGACGGAACCTCAATCCGTGCCCTATCTGCAGGGCGCGGTGCTGGCGGTGAACAATCACACTGGCGGGATCCTGGCGGTCGTGGGGGGGCGGGACTACACCCAAAGTCGGTTTGACCGGGCGCTGCAAGGGTCCCGGCCCATTGGCTCGACGGTCAAACCCTTCATCTACGCTGCCGCTTTTCAACAGGGACTGCTTCCCGGCACCCTGGTGGAAGATGCACCGATCCGCCCCGGTGAACTGCAAGACACCGACACAAACTGGAGCCCGGGCAACTCAGATGGAAAATTTCTGGGATGGCAGCCCGCATCCGTCGGCCTCGTTCGCAGTCGCAATGCCATGACGGTGCGGGTGGGAAACTATGCTGGCATGGAGAATGTGCTGGCGCTCCTGAGGGACTCCGGCTTGGGAGAGCCGCAAGTGATCACGCCCCAGATCTACATCGGGAATATGGGCACCAGCCTGAAGTCGCTCACCAGCGCGATGAGTGTCTTTGCCAATCAAGGGGTGAGAAGACGGCCGTTTCTCATTGAGCGGATCTCCGACTCCGAAGGGGAGGTGATCTACTCCACGCCGGTGTTGGAAGCGATCGCCATGCCCCACTACATCGCCAATGCCACGCGGCGCCTGATGGAGAAGGTGATGGACCAGGGCACAGGAGCCCCGGCCCGTAATGAGTATGGGTTCAAGGAAAAAGCGGGCGGAAAGACGGGCACCACCAATGACTACAAGGACGCCTGGTTCGTCGGCTACACTGGGGAGATCACCTGCGGTGTCTGGGTGGGGCTGGACAGCCCGCAAACCATTGCCCCTGGCGGCTATGGCGGGAAGCTGGCGCTCCCTGTCTGGGCGGACGTCATGAAGTCAGCGGTGGCGCTCGATTACAAGCCCGTCGCTCTGGCCGCAGAGGCTTTGGACAGTGAGGTGACCCTCTGCCGCGTGAGCGGGCAACTCGCCACAGCAGCCTGTCAGCAGGCCGGACAAGCGTACACCGATAACCTCCCGGTGGAAATGGTGCCGCAGTCAGCCTGCGCTGTGCACGGCGGAGGGGGAATTTTCACGCGAACGGAGCCTCGCGAGAAAAAAGACGGCTTTTTTGGCCGTTTGTTTCGATGGTTCAAATGA
- a CDS encoding galactose oxidase has translation MKHLRSLVSGLSAALITMATAAASDPALKWEKLPALPDAEGFASMYSGVSHGVLLAAGGANFPGKRPWEGGTKVWYDTVWTLNQPTGTWQKAGQLPQPLGYGASATWEDEVICAGGSHSTGHVADAFALRLDQGKLVTRSLPKLPKPCANMSWALVNEVLYISGGIDRPDATSAMATLWALRLSDAAATWQELPPCPGTPRMLAVAGSWGGAFYLFGGAGLQAGPDGQASRIWLKDAWRYSPGEGWEKLPDLPRVVVAAPSPAPSIAEGLVITSGDDGSKAGFKPETGHPGFPKSGLLFVPRTGTWLELASVPFSLATAPVTAWQGGWVIPSGEARPGYRTPQVWFMKR, from the coding sequence ATGAAACATCTTCGTTCCCTCGTCTCAGGACTATCCGCTGCCCTTATCACCATGGCTACTGCCGCCGCCTCAGACCCTGCCTTGAAATGGGAGAAACTTCCCGCCCTGCCGGATGCTGAAGGTTTCGCCAGCATGTACAGCGGCGTCAGTCACGGCGTGCTCCTCGCTGCGGGCGGGGCCAACTTTCCGGGGAAACGCCCTTGGGAAGGCGGGACCAAAGTCTGGTATGACACGGTGTGGACGCTAAACCAGCCGACCGGAACCTGGCAAAAAGCTGGGCAGCTTCCCCAACCACTGGGCTACGGCGCGAGCGCGACCTGGGAGGATGAGGTGATCTGCGCAGGCGGCAGCCACTCTACGGGACATGTGGCAGATGCGTTTGCCCTGCGACTCGATCAAGGGAAGCTGGTCACCCGTTCCCTCCCCAAGCTTCCCAAGCCCTGCGCCAACATGAGCTGGGCGCTGGTGAATGAGGTCTTGTACATCTCAGGCGGGATTGATCGCCCGGACGCAACTTCGGCGATGGCCACTCTCTGGGCTCTCCGTCTGAGCGATGCGGCTGCTACCTGGCAAGAGCTTCCTCCCTGCCCGGGGACACCACGTATGCTGGCCGTAGCAGGGTCGTGGGGGGGAGCCTTCTATCTCTTTGGCGGAGCAGGTTTGCAGGCAGGCCCAGATGGCCAGGCCAGCCGCATCTGGCTCAAGGACGCCTGGAGATACTCTCCCGGTGAAGGATGGGAGAAGCTTCCCGATCTGCCTCGCGTGGTCGTCGCAGCCCCTTCCCCCGCACCCTCCATTGCAGAGGGACTCGTCATCACTTCAGGTGATGATGGCAGCAAGGCCGGGTTCAAGCCGGAAACCGGTCATCCAGGCTTTCCCAAAAGCGGACTTCTCTTCGTCCCTCGCACTGGCACTTGGTTGGAGCTTGCGTCCGTGCCATTCTCCCTGGCCACTGCCCCGGTCACTGCGTGGCAGGGAGGTTGGGTGATCCCCAGTGGGGAGGCTCGCCCTGGCTATCGCACCCCGCAGGTGTGGTTCATGAAACGCTGA
- a CDS encoding RraA family protein, with the protein MNAPRLPHSDLLQLKRWNTPTIYNGWEQITRRNPCAEGFNREETRDYMPQMGPMVGYAVTVVIQPSNPDHRTQSPDAWLRYREYVASVPGPKIVVVQDLDKPGAIGAFWGEVNSNMHRALGCVGTIVDGAIRDVDEMTNAGFKALARRLCVGHAAVHPVQWNGEVEVFGTPVQPGQLIHADKHGFLVVPPEDEAGLLEAARFMDANECNTVIPAARGTSGLAASQILDQLAAAGRQFGEAARAKFQKDGEW; encoded by the coding sequence ATGAATGCTCCCCGCCTCCCCCACTCTGACCTGCTGCAATTGAAACGCTGGAACACTCCCACGATCTATAACGGCTGGGAGCAAATCACCCGGCGCAATCCCTGCGCTGAAGGCTTCAACAGGGAGGAGACCCGGGACTACATGCCGCAAATGGGCCCCATGGTCGGGTATGCGGTGACCGTGGTCATCCAGCCCAGCAATCCCGACCACCGCACCCAGTCCCCTGACGCCTGGTTGAGATACCGGGAGTACGTGGCCAGTGTGCCAGGGCCAAAGATTGTCGTCGTGCAAGATTTGGACAAGCCAGGGGCCATCGGAGCGTTCTGGGGTGAGGTGAACAGCAACATGCATCGCGCCCTGGGCTGTGTGGGCACGATCGTGGACGGCGCCATTCGCGATGTGGATGAGATGACCAACGCGGGATTCAAAGCCCTGGCACGACGTCTCTGCGTGGGCCATGCAGCCGTTCACCCGGTGCAATGGAACGGTGAGGTTGAGGTGTTTGGCACTCCCGTCCAGCCCGGCCAGCTCATTCATGCGGACAAGCACGGCTTCCTCGTGGTCCCTCCGGAAGACGAAGCTGGTCTGCTGGAGGCCGCCCGCTTCATGGACGCGAACGAGTGCAACACGGTCATCCCAGCCGCGCGGGGCACCTCCGGGCTGGCGGCCAGTCAGATCCTCGATCAATTGGCGGCAGCGGGGCGTCAGTTCGGAGAAGCTGCCCGGGCAAAGTTCCAAAAAGACGGTGAATGGTAG
- a CDS encoding nicotinate-nucleotide diphosphorylase, with protein sequence MIVRKTYRAAIRAVHQKHPRVRIELEADTLEQVERFLKLEGVDVILLDNMPPDVIREAVSLVNKRVLLEASGGITLDTLPQYAATGVDAISIGALTHTVRALDLSLELL encoded by the coding sequence ATGATCGTCAGGAAGACTTACAGGGCAGCCATTCGCGCCGTGCACCAGAAGCATCCCCGGGTACGCATCGAGCTGGAAGCTGACACTCTGGAACAGGTGGAACGCTTCCTGAAGCTCGAAGGCGTGGACGTGATCCTGCTGGACAACATGCCACCAGACGTGATCCGCGAGGCCGTGTCCCTGGTGAATAAACGTGTTTTACTGGAGGCCAGCGGAGGCATCACCCTCGACACCCTGCCGCAGTATGCCGCCACCGGCGTGGATGCAATATCCATCGGTGCCCTGACGCACACCGTTCGGGCGCTCGACCTCTCCCTGGAACTTCTGTGA
- a CDS encoding glycoside hydrolase family 10 protein, which produces MPPTFIHRIRVHLATAVVSALATGLVPLPLAAQAQVPPPPQPLREFRGAWVATVRGIDFPFEPGDPTAKQQAELTGILDKAVTLKLNALIFQVRPAGDAVYASNLEPWSPWLTNEMGKVPDPLWDPLAFFIKEAHARGIELHAWFNPFRALSGPKYKGAGKHITITHPQWCMKYGEDTWMDPGEPGVRAHSLAVMQDVLTRYDVDGIHMDDYFYPYPVKGAPFPDDRSYSAYQKAGGKLGKSDWRRENVDTFVEELYNMVKREKSWVRVGISPFGIWRPNYPAGYAKGALDPYEALSADSLKWLQRGWVDYMAPQLYWPNEPKNLSFSALFDWWLSQNTARRHIWPGMASDRVLQDRQPHEILRQIGIVRMRAAYMPPGHLHWNYSALGKNKGTLADLCRGRAYQDFAIPPSASWLGMEKPPTPVMNVSGNTVSWDYLDERMLSLTKWWLVQTYENGNWVSKRLLPTEVKIYTLPPGVKAVAIRAISRSGISGDPMVR; this is translated from the coding sequence ATGCCCCCCACCTTCATCCACCGGATCCGGGTACACCTGGCCACCGCGGTAGTGTCTGCCCTGGCCACAGGACTGGTGCCATTGCCTCTGGCGGCCCAGGCCCAGGTGCCGCCTCCGCCCCAGCCGCTGCGGGAGTTTCGTGGGGCCTGGGTTGCGACTGTAAGGGGTATTGATTTCCCCTTCGAGCCTGGGGATCCCACCGCCAAGCAGCAGGCAGAGCTCACGGGTATTCTCGACAAGGCCGTGACGCTCAAGTTGAATGCCCTTATTTTTCAGGTGCGGCCTGCCGGGGATGCGGTGTACGCCTCGAACCTCGAACCCTGGTCCCCATGGCTGACCAATGAGATGGGCAAGGTGCCCGACCCGTTGTGGGACCCCCTGGCGTTCTTCATCAAGGAGGCGCATGCCCGGGGCATTGAACTGCACGCCTGGTTCAATCCCTTTCGCGCCCTGAGCGGTCCCAAGTACAAGGGGGCTGGCAAACACATTACGATCACGCATCCCCAGTGGTGCATGAAGTACGGGGAGGACACTTGGATGGATCCGGGTGAACCGGGGGTGCGTGCGCACTCGCTTGCCGTGATGCAGGATGTGCTGACCCGGTACGATGTGGACGGCATCCACATGGACGACTACTTTTATCCTTATCCGGTGAAGGGTGCGCCCTTCCCTGATGATCGTAGCTACAGTGCCTACCAGAAAGCGGGTGGCAAGCTGGGCAAGTCTGACTGGCGTCGCGAGAATGTGGACACCTTTGTAGAGGAGCTCTACAACATGGTAAAACGGGAGAAATCCTGGGTTCGAGTGGGCATCAGCCCCTTTGGCATCTGGCGGCCCAATTATCCCGCCGGATATGCGAAGGGGGCGCTGGATCCCTATGAGGCCCTTTCCGCGGACTCCTTGAAGTGGTTGCAGCGCGGTTGGGTGGACTACATGGCACCTCAGCTTTACTGGCCTAATGAGCCCAAGAACCTGAGCTTCTCCGCGCTGTTTGACTGGTGGCTTTCTCAGAACACGGCCCGCCGTCACATCTGGCCGGGCATGGCCTCAGACAGAGTGCTGCAGGACCGTCAGCCCCATGAGATTCTTCGCCAGATCGGGATCGTGCGCATGCGTGCCGCATACATGCCACCGGGGCATTTGCATTGGAACTACAGTGCTCTTGGCAAGAACAAGGGGACTCTTGCCGATCTGTGCCGGGGGCGGGCTTATCAAGATTTTGCCATCCCCCCCTCGGCCTCCTGGTTGGGGATGGAAAAGCCGCCTACTCCGGTGATGAATGTTTCAGGAAACACGGTTTCATGGGACTATCTGGACGAGCGCATGTTGAGCCTCACCAAGTGGTGGCTGGTGCAAACCTATGAAAACGGCAACTGGGTGAGCAAAAGACTGCTGCCCACAGAGGTGAAGATCTACACTCTGCCCCCTGGTGTCAAGGCCGTGGCCATCCGGGCCATCAGCCGTTCCGGCATCAGTGGTGACCCTATGGTGCGCTGA